A window of Pseudodesulfovibrio hydrargyri contains these coding sequences:
- a CDS encoding Nif3-like dinuclear metal center hexameric protein → MKIQDILAIFRNLAPEANQSSWDNSGVQVAGTLADTDKVAVTLEPTPAAVSRCVEWGAGAVITHHPLYMQPKAPSAEGMYLDVLRSIIPAGSWLYAAHTSLDTRPGGPAFWLGEELALTGRRLLEVEHGRAPVEASFYCEEPITREAADIWADHDGVHSVAQSRTGEVRVVCDEPKWRGLADKIEFSLGGRPLFYLRSLTAPVSEVGFGEAGELPEPMSFEAFMDRLAGLIERDALMVAGPRPERVRTVAYCGGSGTSLIERAARAGADVFVTGDMKYHPAVETPVCVVDVGHFSLEEEMMRRFAEELGQAMPGAEVRFFPGEDPFSVYSK, encoded by the coding sequence ATGAAAATTCAAGATATTTTGGCGATTTTCAGGAACCTCGCCCCGGAGGCGAACCAAAGTTCCTGGGACAACTCCGGCGTGCAGGTGGCCGGGACCCTGGCCGACACGGACAAGGTGGCCGTGACCCTGGAGCCCACCCCGGCGGCGGTTTCCCGCTGTGTCGAGTGGGGCGCGGGCGCGGTGATCACGCACCACCCGCTGTACATGCAGCCCAAGGCCCCGAGCGCGGAAGGAATGTACCTGGACGTGCTCCGGTCGATCATCCCGGCAGGGAGCTGGCTGTACGCGGCCCACACCTCCCTGGACACCCGGCCTGGGGGTCCAGCCTTCTGGCTGGGCGAGGAACTGGCGTTGACCGGCAGGCGGCTGCTCGAGGTGGAGCACGGCCGCGCCCCGGTGGAGGCCTCGTTCTACTGCGAGGAACCGATCACCCGCGAGGCCGCCGACATCTGGGCCGACCACGACGGGGTGCACTCGGTGGCCCAGAGCCGCACCGGCGAGGTCCGAGTGGTCTGCGACGAGCCCAAATGGCGCGGACTGGCGGACAAGATCGAATTTTCCCTGGGCGGACGGCCCCTGTTCTACCTGCGCTCCCTGACCGCGCCGGTGAGCGAGGTCGGCTTCGGCGAGGCGGGCGAACTGCCTGAACCGATGTCCTTTGAAGCGTTCATGGACCGGCTGGCCGGGCTGATCGAACGCGACGCATTGATGGTCGCCGGGCCCAGGCCGGAGCGCGTGCGCACCGTGGCCTATTGCGGCGGCTCGGGCACGTCCCTGATCGAGCGGGCGGCGCGCGCCGGGGCGGACGTGTTCGTCACCGGGGACATGAAGTACCACCCGGCCGTGGAGACCCCGGTCTGCGTGGTGGACGTGGGCCATTTCTCCCTGGAAGAGGAGATGATGCGCCGCTTCGCCGAGGAGCTCGGCCAGGCCATGCCCGGCGCGGAAGTCCGTTTCTTCCCGGGCGAGGACCCCTTTTCGGTATACAGCAAGTAG
- a CDS encoding zinc ribbon domain-containing protein, with product MYQKQIEQLIVLQEVDDEILELTQEIEQAPQELADLENQLGEFEERRGQIDEKMSILNEQKKKLSVEIEEDAGKIKKSKNKLMLVGNTKEYHAMMREMDSLEKLNRMRDDEQEAVREELVRQDEATQALDEEMGGVQEQFNALKTTLDERLDKANKKLEALNRKRKKACKAVPPPILGRYEFIRERMEHPVIVPVSEGVCSGCNIMIPPQAYNDLQKGQQILSCPNCQRLIYWQAFVQAGSAEEE from the coding sequence ATGTATCAGAAACAGATTGAACAGTTGATCGTCCTGCAGGAAGTGGACGACGAAATCCTCGAGCTGACCCAGGAGATCGAGCAGGCTCCCCAGGAGCTGGCCGACCTCGAGAACCAGCTCGGCGAGTTCGAGGAGCGCCGCGGCCAGATTGACGAGAAGATGAGCATCCTCAACGAACAGAAAAAGAAGCTGTCCGTGGAGATCGAGGAGGATGCGGGTAAGATCAAGAAGTCCAAGAACAAGCTGATGCTCGTGGGCAACACCAAGGAATACCACGCCATGATGCGCGAAATGGATTCCCTGGAAAAGCTCAACCGCATGCGCGACGACGAGCAGGAGGCCGTGCGCGAGGAGCTGGTCCGCCAGGACGAGGCCACCCAGGCCCTGGACGAGGAGATGGGCGGCGTGCAGGAGCAGTTCAACGCGCTCAAGACCACCCTGGACGAGCGCCTGGACAAGGCCAACAAGAAGCTCGAGGCCCTGAACCGCAAGCGCAAGAAGGCCTGCAAGGCTGTTCCGCCGCCGATCCTGGGCCGCTACGAATTCATCCGCGAGCGCATGGAGCACCCGGTCATCGTGCCGGTGTCCGAAGGCGTGTGCTCGGGCTGCAACATCATGATCCCGCCGCAGGCGTACAACGACCTGCAGAAGGGCCAGCAGATCCTGAGCTGCCCCAACTGCCAGCGGCTGATCTACTGGCAGGCCTTTGTGCAGGCCGGAAGCGCCGAAGAGGAATAG
- a CDS encoding proline dehydrogenase family protein, translating to MLLWQKMMIGLARSESVTRRMQESRFMDRFARRFVGGRDGAEGLERAQSLREQKLSASLFYLGEYVADPREIEATRLALAGVARGLGRSGLDVHLSVDPTQLGAMISWEACRENVTALAREVAEHAGAGRDVLMLDMEDSSVTQPTLDLYHHLRGENLPAAVTVQAYLHRTPGDLARLVADGAMVRLVKGAFAESGKKAATGRRDRDEAYRKAVVTLLSPEARERGVYPVFGTHDHNMVAFAEHVAATNGWQRDQWEVEMLLGVRTAYQRELAERGVSMRLYLPFGRDWWPYSIRRVGENPKNLGFVFRSMIGGGE from the coding sequence ATGCTGTTGTGGCAAAAGATGATGATCGGCCTGGCCCGGAGCGAGTCCGTGACCCGCCGGATGCAGGAATCGCGGTTCATGGACCGGTTCGCCCGCCGGTTCGTGGGCGGCCGCGACGGGGCCGAGGGGCTGGAGCGCGCCCAATCCCTGCGTGAACAAAAGCTGTCAGCCTCCCTGTTTTACCTCGGCGAATACGTGGCCGACCCGCGGGAGATCGAGGCCACCCGCCTCGCCCTGGCCGGGGTGGCGCGGGGGCTGGGCCGGTCCGGCCTGGACGTGCACCTGTCCGTGGACCCCACCCAGCTGGGGGCGATGATATCCTGGGAGGCGTGCCGCGAGAACGTCACCGCCCTGGCTCGCGAGGTGGCGGAGCACGCCGGGGCCGGGCGGGACGTGCTCATGCTCGACATGGAGGACTCCTCGGTCACCCAGCCGACCCTGGATCTCTATCATCATCTGCGCGGCGAAAACCTGCCCGCGGCCGTGACCGTCCAGGCCTATCTGCACCGCACGCCCGGCGACCTGGCCCGGCTGGTGGCGGACGGGGCCATGGTCCGGCTGGTCAAGGGCGCCTTTGCCGAATCCGGCAAGAAGGCCGCGACCGGGCGGCGCGACCGGGACGAGGCTTACCGCAAGGCCGTCGTCACCCTGTTGTCCCCCGAGGCCCGCGAGCGGGGCGTGTATCCGGTCTTCGGCACCCACGATCACAACATGGTCGCCTTTGCCGAGCACGTGGCCGCGACCAACGGCTGGCAACGCGACCAGTGGGAAGTGGAGATGCTCCTGGGCGTGCGCACGGCCTATCAGCGCGAACTGGCCGAGCGCGGGGTGTCCATGCGGCTGTATCTGCCGTTCGGCCGCGACTGGTGGCCCTATTCCATCCGCCGGGTGGGCGAGAATCCCAAGAACCTCGGCTTCGTGTTCCGCTCCATGATCGGCGGAGGCGAGTAG
- a CDS encoding AraC family transcriptional regulator has translation MGKTPTNEDVRFWRDPDLPGVEVRRSTYHAEAFRTHVHEAFSIGFIEQGRTTFDLEGSAYTATVGRVVFIGPHMAHACNPDPDSNMAYTMFYIDPALLLAVARELFGSDARLPRFPEPVVDDPRLVERLRALQRAIADEADRLERESLLVQGLAEAITRHGEPGPAREVRSGGRDAVKAVRAYLTDHLAEKVSLDELARAAGMSRYHLLRVFQAATGLPPHAYQNQLRVDLGKRLLAQGMPVSQAALETGFTDQSHFTRVFRQYTGATPGQYRDSGRS, from the coding sequence ATGGGAAAGACGCCGACCAACGAGGATGTGCGCTTCTGGCGCGACCCCGACCTGCCGGGCGTGGAGGTGCGCCGGTCCACCTATCATGCCGAGGCCTTCCGCACCCACGTGCACGAGGCCTTTTCCATCGGCTTCATCGAGCAGGGCAGGACCACCTTCGACCTCGAAGGGAGCGCGTACACCGCGACCGTCGGCCGGGTCGTCTTCATCGGCCCGCACATGGCCCACGCCTGCAATCCGGACCCGGACTCGAACATGGCCTACACCATGTTCTACATCGACCCCGCCTTGCTCCTGGCCGTGGCCCGCGAACTCTTCGGCTCGGACGCCCGGCTTCCGCGTTTCCCCGAGCCCGTGGTCGACGATCCCCGGCTGGTCGAGCGGTTGCGCGCCCTGCAACGGGCCATTGCCGACGAGGCGGATCGCCTGGAACGGGAGAGCCTGCTCGTCCAGGGGCTGGCCGAGGCCATCACCCGCCACGGCGAGCCCGGTCCCGCGCGGGAGGTCCGCTCCGGCGGACGCGACGCGGTCAAGGCGGTGCGCGCCTACCTGACGGACCACCTCGCCGAAAAGGTCTCCCTGGACGAGCTGGCCCGGGCCGCCGGGATGAGCCGCTACCACCTGCTGCGCGTGTTCCAGGCCGCCACCGGCCTGCCGCCCCACGCCTACCAGAACCAGCTGCGCGTGGACCTGGGCAAGCGGCTGTTGGCCCAAGGCATGCCCGTCAGCCAGGCGGCGCTGGAGACCGGGTTCACCGACCAGTCCCACTTCACCCGCGTGTTTCGCCAGTACACCGGGGCCACGCCCGGCCAGTACCGGGACTCCGGCCGATCCTGA
- a CDS encoding MATE family efflux transporter: MSKTAIDRTDLTTRPISEVIRQVAVPSSVGFFFNTMFNVVDTWWAGRIDTHAQAALALSLPVYFIITALAGGIGTGSTALMGSALGARDRAKASLVGVQMLGFGLLASVALAWFGLAFSPAIFGWLGARGDYLATCLSYMNPIFACNVVTMSLFLFNAILQSQGDTRSMRNTLILMASLNVVLDPWFIHGGFGLPAMGLAGVAWATVILQGIGGVYLLFKTRRTGLLKTDKGRNFIPRLKIYGEIAHQGFPAALNSMTVALGFFVIFRYVSGFGPEASAAYGIATRIDQVVLMPTIGLSVAALTITAQNYGAGRIDRIRENFRKNLLYGAYLLVPLSVPILLLASPLMRIFTQDPAVIAVGAGYLHIDAFTLYGYVAIFVPTSVLQGMKRPMFAIWLGLARQVVAPFILFTLFTQILGYPITALWLAIFAMVWTSAAVALWFAKRTIRKVETAG, from the coding sequence ATGAGCAAAACGGCCATCGACAGGACCGACCTGACCACGCGGCCCATTTCCGAGGTGATCCGGCAGGTGGCCGTGCCCTCGAGCGTGGGCTTTTTCTTCAACACCATGTTCAACGTGGTGGACACCTGGTGGGCCGGACGCATCGACACCCACGCCCAGGCCGCCCTGGCCCTGTCCCTGCCCGTGTATTTCATCATCACCGCCCTGGCCGGGGGCATCGGCACCGGCTCCACCGCGTTGATGGGCTCGGCCCTGGGTGCGCGCGACCGGGCCAAGGCGTCACTGGTCGGCGTGCAGATGCTCGGCTTCGGCCTGCTCGCGTCCGTGGCCCTGGCCTGGTTCGGCCTGGCCTTTTCACCCGCCATCTTCGGCTGGCTCGGGGCGCGCGGCGACTACCTGGCCACCTGCCTGAGCTACATGAACCCGATCTTCGCCTGCAACGTGGTGACCATGTCGCTCTTCCTGTTCAACGCCATCCTGCAATCCCAGGGCGACACCAGGAGCATGCGCAACACGCTCATCCTCATGGCCTCGCTGAACGTGGTCCTGGACCCATGGTTCATCCACGGCGGGTTCGGCCTGCCCGCCATGGGGCTGGCGGGCGTGGCCTGGGCCACCGTCATCCTGCAGGGCATCGGCGGGGTATACCTGCTGTTCAAGACCCGGCGCACCGGGCTGCTCAAGACCGACAAGGGCCGCAACTTCATTCCCCGGCTGAAGATCTACGGCGAGATCGCCCACCAGGGGTTCCCGGCCGCGCTCAACTCCATGACCGTGGCGCTGGGCTTCTTCGTCATCTTCCGCTACGTGTCCGGGTTCGGGCCCGAGGCCTCGGCGGCATACGGCATCGCCACGCGCATCGATCAGGTGGTGCTCATGCCGACCATCGGCCTGAGCGTGGCCGCCCTGACCATCACGGCCCAGAACTACGGCGCGGGCCGGATAGACCGCATCCGCGAGAACTTCCGCAAAAACCTGCTGTATGGGGCGTACCTGCTCGTCCCCCTGTCCGTGCCCATCCTGCTCCTCGCCTCGCCGCTCATGCGCATCTTCACCCAGGACCCGGCGGTCATCGCCGTGGGCGCGGGCTATCTGCACATCGACGCCTTCACCCTGTACGGCTACGTGGCCATCTTCGTGCCCACCTCGGTCCTGCAGGGCATGAAGCGCCCCATGTTCGCCATCTGGCTCGGCCTGGCCCGCCAGGTGGTCGCCCCGTTCATCCTGTTCACGCTGTTCACCCAAATCCTCGGCTACCCCATCACCGCCCTGTGGCTGGCCATCTTCGCCATGGTCTGGACCAGCGCCGCCGTGGCCCTGTGGTTCGCCAAAAGGACCATCCGCAAGGTGGAGACGGCGGGCTAG
- a CDS encoding LysE family translocator, producing MNFTIETNLLAVAGITLLAVVSPGPDFAVILRNVLRSGRGPGLATALGIGCGVVVHVTYTLLGLGWLVARYAWLLTAVKYAGAAYLVWLGCSALLSRGDEPGRPQVPAPGVRADLRQAFRNGFLCNVLNPKTVLFFIALFTQVVAPGTPRIALVGIGAYIVLTHLAWFAFVVLVLTNPAALRVFNHWRRAVERGVGGCLVALGVTLAIDN from the coding sequence GTGAATTTTACTATCGAAACGAATCTGCTTGCCGTGGCCGGGATCACCCTGTTGGCCGTGGTCAGTCCGGGGCCGGACTTTGCCGTTATTTTGCGCAACGTCCTGCGTTCCGGCCGGGGGCCGGGGTTGGCCACCGCGCTGGGCATCGGTTGCGGGGTGGTGGTCCACGTTACCTACACCCTGCTCGGGCTGGGCTGGCTCGTGGCCCGCTACGCCTGGCTGCTGACGGCGGTCAAGTACGCCGGGGCCGCCTACCTCGTCTGGCTGGGGTGCTCCGCCTTGCTGTCGCGCGGGGACGAACCCGGCCGCCCGCAAGTCCCTGCGCCCGGTGTCCGCGCCGATCTCCGGCAGGCGTTCCGCAACGGCTTTCTGTGCAATGTCCTGAATCCCAAGACCGTGCTCTTCTTCATCGCCCTGTTCACCCAGGTGGTGGCGCCCGGCACGCCCCGGATCGCCCTGGTGGGCATCGGCGCGTACATCGTCCTGACCCACCTCGCCTGGTTCGCCTTCGTGGTCCTGGTCCTGACCAACCCGGCGGCCCTGCGCGTCTTCAACCATTGGCGGCGGGCCGTGGAAAGGGGGGTGGGCGGCTGCCTCGTCGCTTTGGGCGTGACCCTGGCGATCGATAACTGA
- a CDS encoding LysR substrate-binding domain-containing protein yields MPNLPPLTPLASFLAAARHGSFTRAAQELHVTHGAVSRAVRQVEEFFGFELFERRNRGIFLTDRGRTFAARVETLFAGLERACEELKAEPSSQRLSVSCEPTLAMRWLMPRLDDFHRAAPGAEVLLSTAGGPIDLSEQGVDLAIRRSDFAWPGRYHSQSLGREPVGPVCSPAYWAAHEHTSKQLLHTRTRPTAWTDWKGLSGQNPNADAEQFFDHFYFSLQAATAGFGLAIGPLPMVRDALAQNLLVAPYGFTTTPIDYVVITRRPPKPDSPAQAFITWLTQTLDLPRS; encoded by the coding sequence ATGCCCAACCTCCCTCCCCTGACCCCGCTGGCCAGTTTTCTGGCCGCCGCGCGCCACGGCAGCTTCACCCGGGCCGCGCAGGAACTGCACGTGACCCACGGCGCGGTCAGCCGGGCCGTGAGGCAGGTGGAGGAATTCTTCGGGTTCGAGTTGTTCGAGCGGCGCAACCGGGGCATTTTTCTGACGGACCGGGGCCGGACCTTCGCCGCGCGGGTGGAGACCCTGTTCGCCGGGCTCGAGCGGGCCTGCGAGGAGCTCAAGGCCGAGCCCTCGTCCCAAAGGCTGTCCGTGTCCTGCGAGCCCACCCTGGCCATGCGCTGGCTCATGCCCCGGCTCGACGATTTCCACCGGGCGGCCCCGGGCGCCGAGGTGCTGCTGTCCACGGCGGGCGGGCCCATCGACCTGTCCGAACAAGGGGTGGACCTGGCCATCCGGCGCTCGGATTTCGCCTGGCCCGGCCGGTACCACAGCCAGTCGCTCGGCCGGGAGCCCGTCGGCCCGGTATGCAGCCCGGCCTACTGGGCGGCCCACGAACACACCTCCAAACAGCTCCTGCACACCCGCACCCGCCCCACGGCCTGGACCGATTGGAAGGGACTCTCCGGCCAGAACCCAAACGCCGACGCCGAACAGTTCTTCGACCACTTCTACTTCAGCCTCCAGGCCGCCACCGCCGGATTCGGCCTGGCCATCGGCCCCCTGCCCATGGTCCGGGACGCCCTGGCCCAGAACCTCCTCGTCGCCCCCTACGGCTTCACCACAACCCCCATCGACTACGTCGTCATCACCCGCCGCCCCCCAAAACCCGACTCCCCCGCCCAGGCCTTCATCACCTGGCTGACCCAAACCCTCGACCTCCCCCGATCCTGA
- a CDS encoding DMT family transporter yields the protein MPENTAVLARPAAWLAPAWLAAAVLLWGTSFMATKTALTGFGPQTLVWLRMTLAALAVPLFAHRIPRPGYRPGDWKVLGSLCLMQPCLYFLLESNAVNLTTSSQAGMVSSLVPLFVVAGAWAILGEPMTRTAMLGLAVSMAGVIWLSMAGAPDASAPNPALGNLLEVGAMVCAAVYMVVMKRLSTRYSTWWLTGLQCVAGALFFLPGGLAALSDSLFEAPPIAWLAVVYLGLFVTLGAFGLYNMAMTCMPAGRAALSINLVPPVALVAGWLLLGETLTCAQLAACCVVGAGVWLGRR from the coding sequence ATGCCCGAAAACACCGCCGTCCTGGCGCGGCCCGCCGCCTGGCTCGCCCCGGCCTGGCTGGCCGCCGCCGTGCTCCTCTGGGGCACCTCCTTCATGGCCACCAAGACCGCCCTGACCGGGTTCGGGCCGCAGACCCTGGTCTGGCTGCGCATGACTCTGGCCGCCCTGGCCGTGCCCCTCTTTGCCCACCGCATCCCCCGGCCCGGCTACCGGCCCGGCGATTGGAAGGTCCTCGGCTCGCTTTGTCTGATGCAGCCGTGCCTCTATTTCCTGCTCGAGAGCAACGCCGTGAACCTGACCACCTCGTCCCAGGCGGGCATGGTCTCCTCCCTGGTACCCCTCTTCGTGGTTGCCGGGGCCTGGGCCATTCTCGGCGAGCCCATGACCCGCACCGCCATGCTCGGTCTGGCCGTGTCCATGGCCGGGGTGATCTGGCTGTCCATGGCCGGGGCCCCGGACGCGAGTGCCCCCAATCCCGCCCTCGGCAATCTCCTGGAGGTCGGGGCCATGGTCTGCGCGGCGGTCTACATGGTGGTCATGAAACGCCTCTCCACACGCTATTCCACCTGGTGGCTGACCGGCCTGCAATGCGTGGCCGGGGCTCTCTTCTTCCTGCCCGGCGGTCTTGCTGCCCTGTCCGATTCTCTGTTCGAAGCTCCTCCGATCGCCTGGTTGGCCGTGGTCTATCTCGGCCTGTTCGTCACCCTCGGGGCGTTTGGCCTGTACAATATGGCCATGACCTGCATGCCCGCCGGACGGGCCGCCCTGTCCATCAACCTCGTGCCGCCCGTGGCCCTGGTCGCTGGCTGGCTGCTGCTCGGCGAGACCCTGACCTGCGCGCAACTGGCCGCCTGCTGCGTGGTCGGGGCCGGTGTCTGGCTGGGGCGGCGGTAG
- a CDS encoding cyclase family protein: MFQYVRAQARCALGLALCLLLAAGTAMAGGNGALTPEQMARAFGKVVFLSHVNTTNMPIFPGDPDPVIEPAFTVQEDGFFLQSVTMGEHSGTHWGAPAHFNADEKTADKLPATSFVFPAVVIDVRAKAAKNPDYALSLADVQAYEKANGRIPDHAMVIAFTGWDERWDDPKAFFNEDKDSVMHYPGIGVDATQWLIDNRALGGLGIDTHGVDPGSDESYATNTALLKGDRIHLENLAGLEQLPAKGAWIVVGGVRNINGSGSPATVLGFLP; encoded by the coding sequence ATGTTTCAGTATGTGAGAGCGCAGGCACGCTGCGCATTGGGCCTGGCCCTGTGTCTGCTCCTTGCGGCGGGCACGGCCATGGCGGGTGGAAACGGCGCGCTGACTCCAGAGCAGATGGCCCGGGCGTTCGGCAAGGTCGTTTTCCTGAGCCACGTCAACACCACCAACATGCCCATCTTCCCCGGCGACCCGGACCCGGTGATCGAGCCCGCGTTCACGGTCCAGGAGGACGGCTTCTTCCTGCAGTCGGTGACCATGGGCGAGCATTCCGGCACCCATTGGGGCGCGCCCGCGCATTTCAACGCCGACGAAAAGACCGCGGACAAGCTGCCCGCGACCTCCTTCGTCTTCCCCGCCGTGGTCATCGACGTCCGCGCCAAGGCGGCCAAGAATCCGGACTACGCCCTGAGCCTTGCGGACGTGCAGGCCTATGAAAAGGCCAACGGCCGGATTCCGGACCACGCCATGGTCATCGCCTTCACGGGCTGGGACGAGCGCTGGGACGACCCGAAGGCCTTTTTCAACGAGGACAAGGACAGCGTCATGCACTACCCGGGCATCGGCGTCGACGCCACCCAGTGGCTGATCGACAACCGCGCCCTGGGGGGCCTGGGCATCGACACCCACGGCGTGGACCCGGGTTCCGACGAATCCTACGCCACCAACACGGCCCTCCTGAAGGGCGACCGCATCCACCTGGAAAACCTGGCCGGGCTGGAGCAGCTGCCCGCCAAGGGCGCGTGGATCGTGGTCGGCGGCGTGCGCAACATCAACGGGTCCGGCTCACCGGCGACGGTCCTCGGCTTCCTGCCCTAG
- a CDS encoding phosphotransacetylase family protein — translation MAGLYIGSTTGYSGKNMIVMGMGLRLQKDGFTVGYMKPVGAMPMEIDGKLGDEDAAFVQDVLGLNEDPAMVTPVVVTQDFKVKAFTGKMDGLLDSIVEGYEAVSKDKDVTLVAGSGSMYSGKYCDTDAISVVRRLGIKTVIIDRFQKELKYDYLMAMKETLGDLMAGVILNDVPPNFMDEISQLLGPALEAKGVRVLGVIPRDPLMGAIKVGDLADRLGGKIISAHNKSERVVESFLIGTMQVENFMTHFRKKKNSAIIVGGDRSDVQLVALEGDCPCLILTGNLYPNDIILTRSEVLETPIIMVREDTFTVAKKMDDILSRHKLRDAIKIKQGAELVSNNIDFEFLKKELGLK, via the coding sequence ATGGCTGGACTCTACATAGGCTCTACCACCGGGTATTCAGGCAAGAACATGATCGTCATGGGCATGGGCCTGCGCCTGCAGAAAGACGGGTTCACCGTGGGCTACATGAAGCCCGTCGGGGCCATGCCCATGGAGATCGACGGCAAGCTCGGCGACGAGGACGCCGCCTTTGTCCAGGACGTGCTCGGACTGAACGAAGACCCGGCCATGGTCACCCCCGTGGTCGTCACCCAGGACTTCAAGGTCAAGGCGTTCACCGGCAAGATGGACGGCCTGCTGGACAGCATCGTCGAAGGCTATGAGGCCGTGTCCAAGGACAAGGACGTCACCCTGGTGGCCGGGTCCGGGTCCATGTACTCCGGCAAGTACTGCGACACCGACGCCATCTCCGTGGTCCGCAGGCTCGGCATCAAGACCGTGATCATCGACCGCTTCCAGAAGGAACTCAAATACGACTACCTCATGGCCATGAAGGAGACGCTGGGCGACCTCATGGCCGGCGTCATCCTCAACGACGTGCCCCCGAATTTCATGGACGAGATCTCGCAGCTCCTGGGCCCGGCCCTGGAGGCCAAGGGCGTCAGGGTCCTCGGCGTCATCCCCCGCGACCCGCTCATGGGCGCCATCAAGGTCGGCGACCTGGCCGACCGCCTGGGCGGCAAGATCATCTCCGCCCACAACAAGTCCGAGCGCGTGGTCGAGTCCTTCCTCATCGGCACCATGCAGGTCGAAAACTTCATGACCCACTTCCGCAAGAAGAAGAACTCCGCCATCATCGTGGGCGGCGACCGGTCCGACGTGCAGCTCGTGGCGCTCGAAGGCGACTGCCCGTGCCTCATCCTGACCGGCAACCTCTACCCCAACGACATCATCCTGACCCGCTCCGAGGTACTGGAAACGCCCATCATCATGGTCCGCGAAGACACCTTCACGGTCGCCAAGAAGATGGACGACATCCTCTCCCGGCACAAACTGCGCGACGCCATCAAGATCAAACAGGGCGCCGAACTCGTGTCCAACAACATCGACTTCGAATTCCTCAAAAAGGAACTCGGCCTGAAATAG